CTCGGACTTCCGCTTAACCCTTGGAAGTTCGTCTGCCATTGTCGCCCACAATCTCGCTTCACTTGGGGTAAAAGTTGGATTTGTGACACGCGTTGGCCCCGATGATCTTGGGAAGCTGGCGCTTGCCAGGCTGGCCGAAAGTGGAGTCGATCTGTCGCAGGTTCAATCCGGATCTTCCGGTACCGGAGTGACCGTTCTTCTGCCTCATGGGAAAGAGCGTCATATCTTGACGTACCTGGGGACCATCGCGGAGATGACCGTAGAGGACCTTCCGATGGAATACCTACTTTCGTCCCGCCATTTTCACCTGTCCTCGTTGTATCTCCAGCGTGGCTTGCAACCCGGTCTCGCCGACTTGCTTCGCAAATTGAAGTCAGCTGGTTTAACCATCTCTCTAGATACAAATGACGATCCGGAGGATAAGTGGGCAGGTGTGCTCGATGAGATCCTTGATCTTGTTGATATTTTTCTTCCCAGTCAAGATGAGCTGATCCGTATTGCTGGAGTCTCCACCGTTGAAGAGGCATTGGAGATCGTTGGCCGTCGGGTTCGCGTGGTTGTCGTTAAGTGCGGCTCTAAAGGAGCTCTTGCGCAGGATGGAGTCATCCGGCAGCACATCCCGGGGCTTACTGTAACTCCCGTCGATACAATAGGAGCAGGGGACAGCTTTAATGCGGGCTTCCTAAGCGCTTATCTCCGCGGCGCATCGGTAAATGAAGCGGCACATATGGGTAATGTAACGGGCGCACTCTCTACACTTGCACCGGGCGGTACAGAGGCTTTCCGAGACAAAAATCTTAGAGAGCGATTTCTCTCCCAAAACAGCGGTGGAAATTTCTAAAAACATACTCAAAGCTTTTTGCCAGTATTCATTAGAGTTTTGAATTGAAATGTCTTTGTAGCATTGCCGGACCAATCTGCGACACTGGAAGCGGCTTCGACTATTGAAGCCGCGGCAGTAGTCGAAGAGCATTCTCTCGATAGACCTTCAACAAAACCTCCTCCGGTAGAAACAAGCCGTAGATGTTCCAGCGTCCTTGTCTGGAGGCATGCGAGGGATACTCAAAATACTCATCCGCTGTCTCAAGGAAACGAAAATAGAGGCGATACATTTCAGGCTCAGGCAGCAGATCTGTGCCGAACAGAATACGGTCTGCATATTTTAGGAAGAATGCGCGCGCGCTATAAGGCTGTCTTCCAAGCTCGGGAGTGCGGGCGCTGATATCGATCTGTAGATTGGGAAGAGCATCCAATTGCTCAGCTAGATACTCCAGATCTTCCCCGCTTTCCGCGCAATGCGCACCAACAAAAGTAGTAGAAGGATGCCGCGCGATGACGCGGTTACGCTGTTCAAGCAGATCACGTTTCGTGACCGGCAGTTGATGAAACCCCCAGTCAGGATGTGCAGCTAACTCTTCGTATCGTTCATTTTCGGCGTCGATCGGCTCGAAGAATGCAGTGGGATCAGAGGTGTGAAACATCACAGGGAGACCGAGCTTCCCGCACGCGTCAAAGATGGGAGAAAACCGTTCATCATCAATGCGCAATAGAATACCGTCACTGTCGCGCAATGTTAGTCCGAGGTCTTTCCAAAACTTGATTCCGCATGCGCCGTGATCGATCATCCGATGCAGCCTGTCCAGGGTTACCTGAGTAAAATCGTTGCGTTCTACACCGCTCCAATCCATCCATCCAATCGTCGAGAAGCGCGTTGGAGCAGCGGCATGATATCGGTCCATCATATCCAATGCTCTTTGACCAACCTGCATGGTGATGTTGACTACATGCTCTACACCACATTGATCCATGATGGAGAGAACGTCATGAGGGTTCATGGAGTCGAGATGATTGTGATAGTCGATCACCGGAAATCGAGCGCGTTCCACCCTATGCACCTTGCTGTTCAAAGTGGAACGTGGATGAAAATCGCTCAAACGCAGATCCACCTCTGCGGTAGCGCTTACCATGCTAACGAACTTGTCCGAGGTGCCTTCAGAACCTTTCACCATAGCCTCAATCGATTTGTATCTTTTTATTACGTTTTGTTTCGATTACACTACAACTCCAGTTGGTTCTCGTCAAGATGTTCAACGAGCCATTTCTGCCCAGAGGCACTCCTGCTGTCGTTTCAAAAAGGAATGTGAGTCTAACAAAGCTCTCTAGCGAAGAGTCCGTTATGGTGGTTCTTTGGAAGAGAGTTCTACTCAAGTCGTTACCTCAAGCCTTTCGATTCTGTCCAAATTCTCTCAAGGGAATCCATGAACCCAGCTTCTTCAGTAAAAACTAGCCCCATTTTTTACAATAGATTTCTCCTGTGTATCGCCGGGTTGGGCGGCCTGCTCTACGGAATCGATATAGGTATCATCTCCGCAGCTTTGCTCTATCTGGGCAAGACTGTTGATCTGACAGTCCGTCAGACATCGGCAATCGTCGCGGCCGTGCTCGGTGGCAGCATGCTCTCGTCGCTGATCGCCGGATTCTTCGCCGAATGGTTTGGCCGTAAGAAGATGGTTATCCTGAGCGGTCTGTTATTCGTATCGAGTGTCAGTCTCATCGTGCTCTCACATGGTTTTGTTTCTCTTCTTCTTGGGCGACTGCTGCAAGGTTTTAGCGGTGGAGTGATTGCTGTCGTGGTTCCGCTTTATCTAGCTGAATGTTTGAGCGCAAACACCAGGGGCAGGGGATCAGCGGTCTTTCAATTCATGCTCACCTTTGGCATTCTCGCTGCAGCTTTCATCGGCTGGTTTTATATCCATCAGGCTGAGGCGGCGATTCATGTAGCCGCAAATGATCCCGCGCTGGTCCGGGCGGCTGAAGACCATGCGTGGCGCGGGATGTTTCTGTCGGTCATCTACCCTGGCGTTATCTTCTTTGCCGGTGCATTCTTCCTGAGCGAAACCCCGCGTTGGCTCTTCCGTCAGGGCCGCATAGAAGAGGCGAATATCGCGCTACGGCGTGCCTCATCGGAAGCGGAATCCCAACGGGAGATGCGTGAGATGGAAGAGCTTGCGCTTGAAAACACGCAGGCTGCTACGCACACAGGGTCACTCTTGCAACGTAAATATGTCGTTCCATTCGTTCTGGCGTGTGTCATCCTGGCTTGTAATCAGGCGACGGGCATCAACTCGGTTCTCAGTTATCTGATCGTTATCCTGAAGCAGGCTGGCATGTCTGCGAATCATGCCGCGCAAGGGGATCTGGCAGTCAAGCTTCTCAACTGTGTCATGACCATTGTTGCCATTGCGCTAATCGACAGGAAGGGCAGAAAGTTTTTGCTCACTCTAGGGACAGGTGGTATTGTCCTCGCGCTATTGGCAATAGCCTTCTTCTTCTACGGATTCGAATCTCATCGCCAGGACATCACCGCCGAGGTGCAAAGGGAGGTTCGTGAAAACAGTCTGAAATTGCCTTCGAGTGATATTAAAACCTGGTCGCCTCAAGAATCGGGCGCAACGGCTCTGACGGTTCTTTATTCCTACGGCACCGGCGACAGGATGGCAACCCTGGTCAGCACTTACGCCGAAACTCTGTCGTTAGTTCCTGACCCCCGATTTCCCACGCAACAGTTGAATATCAAACGCGCCTTCTTGAGCCATGTTCCTGCAGAGCGTACCGGTTGGTTCATCACCTTCGGGCTCGCACTGTTTATTGCCTGCTTTTCCATCGGCCCGGGTGTGGTTGTCTGGCTTACCTTATCTGAGCTAATGCCGACTCGCATCCGCTCTGCGGGAATGGGCATCGCGTTGCTCCTCAATCAAGGAGTGTCCACTCTCATCGCTGGCGTGTTCCTTCCTTTGGTTTCGACGTATGGCTACTACCTGATGTTTCTGGTTTGGGCGGGCTGCACAGTCGTTTATTTCATTACCGCGGCATTTTTTCTTCCCGAAACCAAGGGAAAGACTCTCGAAGAGATCGAACGTCAGTTCGACCCGGTTCATTCACTGCTCCCATGCAGCACATCGGATAACTGATTCTTAACCATCTAAGCAGCTTTTTCTCGAAAGACGTCGTCTCCGGTATCCAGGGTTTTGTTTTGGGTCGGGATGAAGATAAAACGATCACGCTTCGAGGGCGTAGTCCCTAATAGTTCAGGCATCGTCCGCGAGTCCCGATGAATCTGGTTATGTAATCATCTGTTCACATTCTAGTACCACCACCAGTTGTAGCCTAAGTGCTGCACTCATGAATGTACTAGTCATCGAAGATGACAAGCGGATTGCGGCCCTTGTCGAACGTGCCCTGACGGAAGACGGTCACAGAGTCACTCTCACCCACGATGGTCAGGAGGGCGCCGACCGACTAATCGCAGGAAACTTCGATGCTGCACTTTTAGACATCCTGCTTCCCGGCATCGACGGATTCCAGGTTCTGCACCGAGTCCGCATGAAGCACTGCAAGACCCCCGTATTGGTCCTCACTGCAGTCGATGCCGTTCCCAAGATCCTGCACGCGTTCGATCTCGGTGCCGACGACTACCTCGTCAAGCCCTTCATCCTCGAAATCCTGCTGGCACGAGTCACCGCGATCGCACGAAGAGTCGCCAGGCCCGAACCGGTCATCGTCAGCGTCGGCGACGTCACACTCAACCCAAGCCGCCGCCTCGCAACCCGCCACGGAAAAGACATTCCCCTCACGCGCAAACAGTTCGAGCTCCTGAATCTTTTGATGGAGCGCCGCGGCCTCATCACCTCCCGCGAGCAGCTCATCGAAGCCGGTTGGGGACGCGCCTCCGAGGTCAAAGAGAATACCCTCGACGTCTACATCCACGGACTCAGAGCCAAGCTTGAGAGCCCGCTCGATCATGGCGAGCCTCTCATCCGAACCGTCCACGGCACCGGCTACATGTTTGAGGCGACCTGACCGCATGCACGCTCTCTCTGTCCGTGCGAAGTTGATGTTCCTTTACTTCCTGGTCACCTTTACCGGCCTTCTCTTGTTCGGGCTTATGAGCTTCGGCGTGCTGCAGTACACGCTGCTGCAAGCGAAGAAGACCCACCTGCAGGGCAGGGAAGACCGCCTCCTCAGCCTCCTCAGCGAAAACAACGCAAGAAAAGATCCCGTCAGCCTCGAAGAAGAACTCCGCAACTATGCGCTCGTCACCCACGAAGGAAATCTATTCGCGATCCATAACCTGGACGGCACCCCTCTCTTTCCCTCGAAGAGCATTGCTCCCGACTGGCCCTTGCCCAAAGGCGAAGACTGCGCCCACCCGGTCTTTCGCTCTGCCATCCTCGACCCCCAACCAGCCATGATGATGTGCCACATCATCCTGCTCGACGGCCACCCCGTGCGTCTTCACATCGGTGGATCGCTCGAGGAAGAGGTCGACATCCTCAAAAAATATCGCAACGCCCTGTTGCTGTTGATGCCCGGCCTGCTCATCCTGTCCTCTCTCTGCGGCTACCTCCTCAGCGGCCACGCCCTCAAACCCGTCGACCGCATGACCCGCGCCGCGTTAGGCATCGGCATCGGCAATCTCTCCGAGCGGCTTCCAGTTCCGAAGGCCAAGGACGAAATCCAACAGCTTGCCATCGCCTGGAACCAGCTCCTCGCCAGACTGGACGCCGCCGTCTCCCGCCTCAGCCAGTTCTCCGCGGACGCCTCCCATGATCTCAGAACCTCCATCACCGTCATCCTCGCCACGGCACAGCTCTCGCTTCATCGCCGCCGCTCCGAGGACGAGTACCGCGAAGATCTCGACAAGATCGTCACAGAGTGCCGCACCGCCTCCACCCTTCTCGACGCACTTCTCGCCCTCGCCCAGAGCGACAACTTCATCCACGAGGTCGCCTTCAAGGAGATCGATCTTTGCGAACTCCTGGTCAGCGGCTGCCGGCGCGTCGAAGACCTCGCCGAGTCCAGCGACATCATGCTCGACTGGTACCTTCCCCCCGAACCGGCCTTCATCCAGGGCGACGAGCTCCTGCTCCAGCGCTTACTCGGCATCCTCCTCGACAACGCCATCCGCTACACCCCGGCCCACGGCCAGATCCGCGCCGAGGTCCTCCTCCTCGACAACGCCGCCATCGTAACCGTGCGCGACACAGGCGTCGGCATGTCCGAGGATGTGCGCCAACACGTCTTCGACCGCTTCTATCAGGCAGATCTCCGCGAGAGAAAATCCAAAGCAGGCAGTGGCCTCGGCCTCTCCATCGGCCGATGGATCGCAGACGCCCACGGCGCCGATCTCACCGTCGAGAGCACCCCGGGAAGAGGCTCTGCCTTTCAGATCCGCTTCCCCATCATGTCTGAAATTAACCCTGCAACCACCGTTCACGCATCGCGTTGAACCACCCAAACTACGAACTTAAAGTTTGCTGAAATTAGCCTTAAAGAAACCTTAATATCAACAAAAAAATGGAAATGCGGGCCATTTAGGCCTCATATTCACGCTGTAGTAACAGGCCAGAAGCCTTAAGTTCACAAACCGACCCTAAGCTCGGTTTCCATTATGCGACATAAATCTTCTGCAGGGATGCTCCTGCTCCTTCTGACGCCTTCGCTCATCGGCGCTCAGAAGCAGCAGTCCGATCCTATCCCACAGCAATCGAGCAAAGCTCCCCACGCCGCCTACTTCGCCACCCCATCCACGCTCGACGTAGCTCTGCTCCTTGCTCCGCCTCCAGCACCCGATTCCACCACAACTCAAACCGAGCTAGCCCTCATCCACCGCGTCGAACAGACCCGCACCGCCCAGCAGATCGCAGCCGCTCGCGCAGACGATCAGGAGCAGGACATCTTCATCTTCAAAGACTCCCTCGGCCAGGACTTCACCGCCGAAAAGCTGCCTCTCACCGCCGCTCTCTCCCGCCACATTCACAACGACGAAGGCGTCGTCACCAAACCGCTCAAGAACACCTTCGCCCGGCCCCGCCCCTTCCAATCCGACAGCACGCTCAAACCCGTCTGCGCCCTCAGCAAGGAGCCGAACTCCTACCCCAGCGGCCACACCATCTCCGGATACCTCATGGCCTTCACCCTCATGCAGATCGTCCCGGAGAAGCAGGCGCAGATCATGAAGCGCGCCGAGGACTACGCCCACAACCGCATCGTCTGCGGCGTTCACTACCCCAGCGACCTCGACGCCGGACGCGACATCGCCTATCTCATGTTCGGATACATGCTCGCCGACCCGCAGTTTCAGAAAGAGCTTGCAGCCGCACGCGAAGAGACGCGCTCCCGCCTCGGGCTTCCCACCGCCGTCTCGCCCTCTTGAACAAATTGCAACAGCAAAACGACAACTCAATTCTTGACCTGCACTGGAGGCAACACGTGAAACGCACCCAATTCCTCTCCTGGAAACGCTTGGCCGCAAAACTATCCTTGGTTCTTCTTCTAACCACGCTCTCCCCGCGTTCCTACGCGCAGCAATCTGCAACCATCACCGGCACAATTCTCGATCCCAAGGGAAACGTAGTCTCCGGCGCGTTCATCGCCGTCACCAGTGAAGCCTCTACGCAAGCTCACAAAGCCACCGCCGACGGCCAGGGTCACTTCTCCGTCAGCGGTCTGCCCGCCGGCAAATATAACGTCCAGGTCACGGCGCCAGGCTTTGCCTCCGCCGCACGAACCGGCCTGCAGCTTGCAGAGGGCCAGTCGCAGGATCTATCCCTCGCGCTCACCATCGGCAACGTCTCCGAGCAGGTCAACGTCGAAGCCAACGCCTCCAACTCGCTCGCCGCGCAACACGCCCCGCTCGACGCCCTCCTCAGCGCCACCTCCGCGCGCACCGAGATCTCCTCCACCTACATTCAGAACTACGCCTCGCCCATCGCCGACTTCGGCGAGCTCACCCAGATGGTCCCCGGCACCTTCACCCAGAGCCAGAACGGCGTCGGCCTAGGCCAGAGCACCACGACCTTCCGCGGCTTCCCCGATGGCAACTTCGACATCGACTTCGACGGCGTCCCCTTCTTCGACACCAACACTCCCAGCCACCACTCCTGGGCCTTCTTCCCCTCGCAGTGGATCGGCAGCATCGACTTCGACCGCAGCCCCGGCTCAGCCTCCACCATCGGACCCACGCCCTTCGGCGGCTCTATCCACCTTCTCTCGAAGGATCTCTTCACCAATCAAAACATCCATGGCGGCGTCTCCTACGGCTCCTTCAACACCTTCCTCTTCGACGGCGCATACAACTCCGGCAACTTCGGCGGTGACAGCAAAAAGTCAAATCTCTTCGTAGACGTGCACCACACCTCGTCCGACGGCTACCAGACCCTGAACCTCCAAAATCGAAACGCCGGCTCGCTTAAGTATCAATATCAGCTCTCGGCCAAGACCGTCCTCACCGGCTTCAGCGGTGTCGTCTGGGTCGATGCCAACACCCCCAACCTCGCCTCCACCCGTCAACAACTCATCACCCACGGCGACAACTACCTTTTGCAGAAGACCGACACCACCCAGGCCAACTACTATCTCTACAACTACTACCATGTGCCCACCGACTTCGAGTACGTCGGCGTAGACTCCGAGCTCGGCCGCGGCTGGCGCGTCGACGTCAAACCCTACACCTACAACTACGACAACTCCGAGTACTATTCCAAGCAGCCCAAGGGCGGTGCACCGATCAATCCCGTCAACTGTGCCCAGACCTCGACCGTGGCCAAGGGCATCAGCCCCTGCGCCGTCGACAAGTACAACAGCTACCGCAAGTACGGCGAAACCTCCGCCGTCAGCCAGACCTCAAAGTACGGCGTCTTCCGCACCGGCCTCTGGTACGAGTGGGCTAACACCAATCGTCATCAGACTCCCTCCAATCCCTTCACCAAAGTCGACGACGTTCTCCCCAACTTCAACGAAACCTACCAGACCAACGCCTTCCAGCCCTACGGCGAATACGAATTCCACGCCACCCGCAAGCTCACCGTCACCGCCGGTCTCAAGTTCGCGTACTACACCATGGGATTCAAGCAGTACGCAGACAATGGCGGCAAGATCGGCAGCATCGGCGGCAAACCCTTCATCTTCAACCATGCCAACTACACCTCCTGGCTCCCTTCAGTTGACGGCAACTATCGCATCCTGCCCAACTGGTCTGTCTACGGTCAATACGCCACCGGCAGTGTCATCCCTCCCACCAGCGTCTTCGACGTAGCCGGTGGACAGGTCGCCGTCCCACCCAAGCCGCAGACCAACACCACCTATCAGACCGGAACGGTACTCAAGCTGAAGCGTGTCACCTTCGACGCCGACTACTATCACATTCACTTCCAAAACGGCTTCTCCTCCACCGTCGATAACTCGGGCGATGCACAGACTGGTGAAACCATCTACTTTGCCTCGCCCGACTCCGTCACCCAGGGCGTCGAGTTCGAAGGCAACCTCTACCTCGGTCTCGGACTCAGCGCCTATCTCAACGCCACTCGAGGCACAGCCAAATACACAGGCAGCCTCACGGTCAACAGTCCTGCAGGCTCCGCCTTAAATCCGCTCGTCGTCCAGGCTCCCTCGGGTCTGTGGGTCGCCGGAACACCCTCTGACACCGAATCCGAAGGCGTCACCTATCAGAATCATCAATGGAATCTCAGCATCTTCAACAAGCGTGTCGGTTCGCAGTGGGAGGACAAGGGTGCCTACCACAACCAGCAGCGCGTCGACGCCTTCTCCGGCACCGATGCCTACATCAACTACACCATCCGCAACGAGTCACGCTTCAACCAGACTAAGTTTCGGCTGAGCTTCACCAATCTCTTCGACTCTCACAACCAGACCAGCGACACCCTGGGTGGAGCGCTCGTCACCAAGACCTTCACCTCCGGCGGCTTCAAGTACACCGATCCCTTCAACGCAACCACCACCACCTCCACCGCCTTCCCCTCGGGAGCGCCCACCGGCTTCGCCAACGGAGTCAACCTCGCCGACAACCCAACCCTTATGCCAGGAAGAAGCGTCATCCTCTCCGTGATCTTTGGCTACTCTCCAAAGCACTAAGGTTCCTTCCCAACTTCAACGAGAGCTTCCATCACGGCCGTGTCGGCGAGTCTCCAACCGGCACGGCCTCTTTTTCATCACCATTCAACTTTGCCCTTTCGCTCGCCATAAAATGGAAGCAGTTCAAAAGGACTTCCCATGCGTTCTCTCTCGGTAGTTCTCCTCGCGATCTCTGCTCTCAGCTCTGTCTCCTTCCAGCCGGCGCCGGTGCAGCAGCCCCAGGACCATCTCCAGGACCATCTCGCCAACAACACGGTCCTCATCATCCGTCACTCGGAGAAGCCCGAGACCGGCAACGGTCTATCCGCCCAGGGTGAAGAGCGCGCTCGCCTCTACATCAAATACTTCCAGCCCTTTCAGGATCAGCAGCCGCCCATCGAAGTCGATAGCCTCTACGCCGGAGCCGACTCCAAAAGCAGCATCCGCCCCAGGCTAACCCTCGAGCCGCTCAGCAAAGCTACCAACCTCCCCATCAACTCCTCCATCAGCTCAAAGGACTCCGCCGCCCTCGTCGCCGAACTCAGATCTCATCCGCACGGCCACTGCCCGCTCATCTCTTGGCGTCACGGCGACATGCCCGCCCTCCTCACCGCCTTCGGAGCATCGCCGGATAAACTCCTCCCCAATGGCCGCTGGCCCGATGACGTCTACGATTGGGTCGTAGTCCTGACCATGGGGCCCAGCGGTCAGCTCGTATCGCAAAAGCTCGTTCACGAGCAACTCATGCTAAAGCTCATCCGCTAACTTCATCCTGCCACCATCGAGAAGTTAGTAGTCGCTAACGCCAGTGTTGCAGAGAAATGAGTTACTGAAAGAGTCACAAAATTTTTGTTGAACACATCAAGGTCCCGTCTTGCCACGGCGCATCTATATACAACGTCGAAGCCTGAAACGGCCTCTCACACCGTGAACGAATCTCGCGGCTAAGCCGCAACATGGAGAACCGATGAAAAACACCACGCAGTGGATCTGTTGTGCGACGCTGGGCCTTGCGGCAACTCTTATTCCAGCCAAAGCCAAAGCCGCAACAGACGACGACAAGAAGTTCCTCGCGACCGCCGCGCAGTCCGACCAGAATGAGATCGCTCTCAGCCAGCTGGCGGACCAGAAGGGCACAAATCCCGCGGTAAAAGCATTCGCCGGCAAGATGGTCAAAGAACACACGAACATGACCGAAAGTATGAAACCCTTCGCCGATTCGTGGGGCCTTACACCTCCGAGCGGCCCCGATGCTGACCACCAGAAAGAACTCGATAAGCTCAATGGTCTCTCTGGGAATGACTTCGATAAGGAGTACATGAGCCAGATAGTGACCGATCACTCAAAAGCGCTAAGCGCCTTTACCTCCGAAGCAAAAGACACCAAAGACGTGAAATTTCGCGCCGCGGTCATCAAAGGAAAGACAGCCGTAGCCGCCCACAAGAACATGGCTTACGACCTGAAAAAGAAGCTGTAGGGAAGTTGTAGAGTGATTCAGCTCAAACAAGGAATGCCCATCCCTGCCACCGAGGCGCAGGGGTGGGCATTTGCCGTATAGATCGCCTGCCTTTCAGGCATCCACAAAGCGTGTGAAAGTTTTCATTTCATTTTTGAAATGATCTGTAGAGCACTTGGGCTAGGCCAGATAGCCCGACACCGTTACAAACAGCGTACCCGTTGAGCTACCCGGCGGACTGGTCGCCGTTACAGAGATCGTTGTCCCCGGATCGGCGTACAGGCGGACCGCCTGCAGAGCGACATAAAAGTCATAGCCATTGGAACTCTGGGCGTACGCAAAGGTCAGCGGAACAAACAAAGTGACACTCACGCCCCCGCAGATGTAGTTCACGAAGGCCTCAAGTTTGCTCCCCGGTGGAGTCACATCCAATTGGAGACTCAGCGTCTCGACGACCAGGTGCCCCCCGGCTGGCACTGCGACCGAGGGTGACCCGGTGGCTCCAAAAGGACTGGCCGGCAGCCCCGGCGCGGAAGTAACGGCATTGACCACATCGACCTTCTCCATGAACGCCTCCAAAGACACAAACTGTGTTCTGGGCCCGGTCGCACTACCATACCAAAACTCACCGAAACCTCCCCCGAAGTGGGAAGCCCCAAATAAATCTCAAATCCGTGTCACAATTTTAGCGCCCGAAATAGTGACTGCTAAAACACCACATCCACCACGCAAAACACCACAGCTTCACCACCAAAACACCACGTCAAAACACCCGATTTCTCCAAAACCCCTAGGAAAATCGCAAAATATCCTCGCGCAGAAAAAACTGGATTCTACCGCCCAGTTAAACCACAAACACGCTCCCCGCGCCTCAGCGAGTAGGCCTTCATGCCGATTCGTCCCCGGCGTCCTTGAAGCTGCCATACTCCAGCACAAGCCGATAACCCCGATTGCGCAGATTCTCAATTGTGGGCGGATTTGACCCCTCTCCAAGCTTCCGTCTCAAATTCGAAACATGCGCCTCAATCACATTGGAGTGATGCACCCAGTTGAAGTCGTACATATGCTCCAACAGCTCTCGCTTGGAGACGATTGCGCGCGGCCGATGCATCAGGTACTCGAGAATCCGATACTCCATGGGAGAGAGCACAATCGGGTTGCCCGCACGAAAGACGCTCTGGTCCCCGGTGTGCAGCTCCAGATCGCCCAGCCGCAGCGCAGGACTCGCCATCCCTTTGCCCCGGCGAATCAGCGCCTTTGCCCGCGCAATCACCTCTCCCAGGTCGAAGGGTTTGCTCAAATAATCATCCGCTCCGCTGTTCAGCAGTTGAATAATTGAAGACCGTTCGCTGCGCGCCGTCAGAATCAGTACTGCAGTGCTATCGCCTCGTTCGCGAAGCCGGCGAAGCACCGTCATGCCATCCAGCCCCGGCAGCATTAGATCGAGAATGATCAGGTCGTAACAGGCATTCTCAGCCAGATCCAGCCCCGTCTGCCCATCCTCCGCATGGTCCACCGCGAAGCCCGGCCCATCGCGCAGAGCATGCGCCACGTTTTCAGCCAGGCGAATCTCGTCTTCAACCAGTAGGACACGCATGAATAGATCTCAACACATAAAGCTTAAGACAGCCTGAAGCTGTCCCTCGGCAAGTGATTTTTCGACAGCGTACAGGCCGATCAACCGGCTTTGGCGCGGAAGCTTCTTCCACGTCTCTCCGGTCCTAGAGCAAAGATAAACAGCAGCATCACAATCACTAAAACTTCAAAGATCGTAAGTGCTAGAGGATACCCCAGGTGATCGCGCAGGAGAAACTCGATCGACACCGCCGGCGACGCGATCAACACCCCAAGCTGATACACAAAGCCAGGGAACAGGCTGCGCACCGAATCCGGAGAGAGTTCGTTCAGGTGTGCCGGAATCACCCCAAAGGCTCCCTGCACTCCGGTCTGCATCAGATACGATCCAACCACCAGCACCAGGACCGTCCCGCCAAACGCCCAAGCCGGAATCGCCGCAAGGCTGACAACCAGCGCGATCATAATTGCACGCCGCCTGCCTACGCGTTCCGAGAGATACCCAAAGAAGACCGCTCCCGTGATAGCTCCGATGTTGTAGATAATCGGAATCCCATAGAGCGGCTTCATGCCCAGCACCAGCGAGCTCCCGATGGAAGGAATGCTCTTCAGAAAGTCGGGATAGAGATCCTGCGTTCCATGCGACAGGCACGACATCACAACCATCACCAGCAGGAGATACGAGAAACTCCCCATGTGCTGAAAGAGTGTCTTGAAGATCGTTGTGACCGAGCCCATGCGGTGCAGCTTCCACGCCTCAGACTCCGGCGACAGCAGTGTCAGCACAACGATCACCGCCGCCATCAACGTCCCCACCAGAAACATCGCGTGCCAGCCCAGGTGCGGCATTATCGTCAACATCCCCACTGCCGCCAGAAGATATCCGAACGGATAGCCTCCCTGCATCATGCCGGAGAGAAGACCCCGCAGCTTTCTCGGCGCATTCTCCATCGCGAACGAAGCCCCGATGCCCCAGTAACCGCCCATGCCAATCCCATACAGAGCTCGC
The nucleotide sequence above comes from Tunturibacter empetritectus. Encoded proteins:
- a CDS encoding acid phosphatase, whose protein sequence is MLLLLLTPSLIGAQKQQSDPIPQQSSKAPHAAYFATPSTLDVALLLAPPPAPDSTTTQTELALIHRVEQTRTAQQIAAARADDQEQDIFIFKDSLGQDFTAEKLPLTAALSRHIHNDEGVVTKPLKNTFARPRPFQSDSTLKPVCALSKEPNSYPSGHTISGYLMAFTLMQIVPEKQAQIMKRAEDYAHNRIVCGVHYPSDLDAGRDIAYLMFGYMLADPQFQKELAAAREETRSRLGLPTAVSPS
- a CDS encoding TonB-dependent receptor; the protein is MKRTQFLSWKRLAAKLSLVLLLTTLSPRSYAQQSATITGTILDPKGNVVSGAFIAVTSEASTQAHKATADGQGHFSVSGLPAGKYNVQVTAPGFASAARTGLQLAEGQSQDLSLALTIGNVSEQVNVEANASNSLAAQHAPLDALLSATSARTEISSTYIQNYASPIADFGELTQMVPGTFTQSQNGVGLGQSTTTFRGFPDGNFDIDFDGVPFFDTNTPSHHSWAFFPSQWIGSIDFDRSPGSASTIGPTPFGGSIHLLSKDLFTNQNIHGGVSYGSFNTFLFDGAYNSGNFGGDSKKSNLFVDVHHTSSDGYQTLNLQNRNAGSLKYQYQLSAKTVLTGFSGVVWVDANTPNLASTRQQLITHGDNYLLQKTDTTQANYYLYNYYHVPTDFEYVGVDSELGRGWRVDVKPYTYNYDNSEYYSKQPKGGAPINPVNCAQTSTVAKGISPCAVDKYNSYRKYGETSAVSQTSKYGVFRTGLWYEWANTNRHQTPSNPFTKVDDVLPNFNETYQTNAFQPYGEYEFHATRKLTVTAGLKFAYYTMGFKQYADNGGKIGSIGGKPFIFNHANYTSWLPSVDGNYRILPNWSVYGQYATGSVIPPTSVFDVAGGQVAVPPKPQTNTTYQTGTVLKLKRVTFDADYYHIHFQNGFSSTVDNSGDAQTGETIYFASPDSVTQGVEFEGNLYLGLGLSAYLNATRGTAKYTGSLTVNSPAGSALNPLVVQAPSGLWVAGTPSDTESEGVTYQNHQWNLSIFNKRVGSQWEDKGAYHNQQRVDAFSGTDAYINYTIRNESRFNQTKFRLSFTNLFDSHNQTSDTLGGALVTKTFTSGGFKYTDPFNATTTTSTAFPSGAPTGFANGVNLADNPTLMPGRSVILSVIFGYSPKH
- a CDS encoding DUF4142 domain-containing protein, whose product is MKNTTQWICCATLGLAATLIPAKAKAATDDDKKFLATAAQSDQNEIALSQLADQKGTNPAVKAFAGKMVKEHTNMTESMKPFADSWGLTPPSGPDADHQKELDKLNGLSGNDFDKEYMSQIVTDHSKALSAFTSEAKDTKDVKFRAAVIKGKTAVAAHKNMAYDLKKKL
- a CDS encoding response regulator transcription factor; this encodes MRVLLVEDEIRLAENVAHALRDGPGFAVDHAEDGQTGLDLAENACYDLIILDLMLPGLDGMTVLRRLRERGDSTAVLILTARSERSSIIQLLNSGADDYLSKPFDLGEVIARAKALIRRGKGMASPALRLGDLELHTGDQSVFRAGNPIVLSPMEYRILEYLMHRPRAIVSKRELLEHMYDFNWVHHSNVIEAHVSNLRRKLGEGSNPPTIENLRNRGYRLVLEYGSFKDAGDESA
- a CDS encoding MFS transporter codes for the protein MHIEDELTYSQEEQSTPGWQFAVASGLLGWVLDAFDFFVIVFLFDTLASHFQVEKRAIVFTISITLAMRPVGALIFGALADRFGRRKPLMLCVVYFSIVTVLSGFSPNYGFFVAMRALYGIGMGGYWGIGASFAMENAPRKLRGLLSGMMQGGYPFGYLLAAVGMLTIMPHLGWHAMFLVGTLMAAVIVVLTLLSPESEAWKLHRMGSVTTIFKTLFQHMGSFSYLLLVMVVMSCLSHGTQDLYPDFLKSIPSIGSSLVLGMKPLYGIPIIYNIGAITGAVFFGYLSERVGRRRAIMIALVVSLAAIPAWAFGGTVLVLVVGSYLMQTGVQGAFGVIPAHLNELSPDSVRSLFPGFVYQLGVLIASPAVSIEFLLRDHLGYPLALTIFEVLVIVMLLFIFALGPERRGRSFRAKAG